The sequence GCGCTGATCCTGCCCGACGCGGCTGCCGATCCGGCATTCCGAACCATCCCCGGTATCGGGGGAGAAGGTGGTATCCGGTTCTACGCGGGATATCCGTTGTTCGGTCCGACCGGGCATCCGGTAGGCACCTTCTGCATCTACGACACCGTTGCGCGGCAGCTGGAGCCGGAACAAGTCGAGGCGTTCGCCGAGATCGCCGACTGGGTGCAACGCGAAGTCGAACGCGCCGACGAACTCGAGCGGGCCGCCGCGCTGCAGAACCAGCTTCTCCCATCACCACTGGCAGGGGTAACCGGTGTCGAGATCGCCACGGCGTGCCTGCCGGCGTTCGTCGTCGGCGGTGACTTCTACGACCACTACCGGCTGCGTCAAGGCGTGGTGCTCACCGTCGCCGACGTGATGGGTAAAGGCCTCGGCGCTGCCCTGGTCTCGTCCGCAGTCCGATCCTCGCTGCGCGGGGCGGCGCGGGTGCTCGAGCATTTCGGCGACAGTGCCTGCAGCGTCCTCGATACCGGGTCGGCGCTGACGTTGGCAGCGGAGAATCTCGCCGACGACTGTGACCGCACCGGGGTGTTCGTCACCGCCTTCGTCGCTGCGGTCGATCCGGTGACCGGGGAGGTGGACTTCGTCGATGCCGGACACGGACTGGCCCTGATCCGCCGCGCCGACGGCAGGACCGACTTTCTCGACGG comes from Rhodococcus sp. B50 and encodes:
- a CDS encoding PP2C family protein-serine/threonine phosphatase produces the protein MAETDAAGERASVVTTADSWSVPAPGEDERIRDVQRLGLLDTAPEERFEQPTRIARQVLGVPMASVSLMDRDRQWFKSIQGLELVQVPRENTVCRTTIARAYRHRNDPALILPDAAADPAFRTIPGIGGEGGIRFYAGYPLFGPTGHPVGTFCIYDTVARQLEPEQVEAFAEIADWVQREVERADELERAAALQNQLLPSPLAGVTGVEIATACLPAFVVGGDFYDHYRLRQGVVLTVADVMGKGLGAALVSSAVRSSLRGAARVLEHFGDSACSVLDTGSALTLAAENLADDCDRTGVFVTAFVAAVDPVTGEVDFVDAGHGLALIRRADGRTDFLDGGDLPIGVLPETVWTSHCTQLRPGEMLVICSDGLLDLLDEHSDRVELGRFVADYRSPEALIAAVRALADGRPPLDDVTVLAVYRQTL